Proteins found in one Maridesulfovibrio sp. genomic segment:
- a CDS encoding AI-2E family transporter, producing the protein MLDDNTPYTFDRVVRILLAAGFIWVAVLLLNKLSNALVPFAVALTLAYLLNPLVNFTRRFIKNRTAAVLLTLLAILGPLTYFFWGAVRMVGAELAQTGKMLAGLVNNSAVAQRAAEYLPEDIWHTIVDLAKQEDVRSFLTESGLTNMLKLSAQKALPGIWNLVSGSAHTIGALAGVFVIILYLVFLLTDYDKLGKWREQLPSKYRGRVASFVDDFTNVTNRYFRTQALIALIVGCLFSVGFLIIKLPLAILLGLLIGLLNMVPYLQIAGLIPAFLLAAINALATGGNFWLALGGVGVVFAVVQVLQDAVLVPRLQGESMGLSPWMILLSLSIWGQLLGFLGLVMALPLTCMALALYRQWMIAQGES; encoded by the coding sequence ATGCTTGATGACAACACCCCATACACTTTTGACCGTGTTGTCCGGATTCTGCTGGCAGCCGGTTTTATCTGGGTGGCAGTGCTTCTGCTTAATAAATTGAGCAATGCGCTGGTGCCTTTTGCTGTAGCACTGACCCTTGCTTATCTGCTCAATCCTTTGGTAAATTTTACGCGCAGATTCATTAAAAACCGTACGGCGGCGGTGTTGCTGACGCTACTGGCCATACTGGGGCCGCTTACCTATTTTTTCTGGGGAGCGGTGCGTATGGTGGGCGCGGAACTGGCGCAAACCGGGAAAATGCTGGCAGGACTGGTCAATAATTCCGCTGTTGCCCAGCGGGCGGCGGAGTATCTTCCTGAAGATATCTGGCATACGATAGTCGACCTCGCAAAGCAGGAGGATGTACGGTCATTTCTTACTGAATCCGGCCTGACCAATATGCTCAAGCTTTCAGCCCAGAAAGCGCTGCCCGGTATCTGGAATCTGGTCAGCGGATCGGCCCATACGATCGGAGCTCTGGCCGGAGTGTTTGTGATTATCCTCTATCTTGTTTTTCTGCTGACTGATTACGACAAGCTGGGTAAATGGCGGGAGCAGCTTCCTTCTAAATATCGGGGGCGGGTTGCATCGTTCGTGGATGATTTTACAAACGTGACCAACCGCTATTTTCGTACTCAGGCTCTGATCGCCTTAATCGTCGGCTGTCTCTTTTCAGTGGGGTTCTTGATAATCAAACTGCCGCTGGCGATCCTGCTGGGGTTGCTTATAGGACTTCTGAATATGGTTCCGTATCTGCAGATAGCAGGGCTTATTCCGGCTTTTCTGCTGGCGGCAATCAATGCGCTTGCTACGGGCGGTAATTTCTGGCTTGCTCTTGGCGGGGTAGGTGTTGTTTTTGCTGTTGTTCAGGTCTTGCAGGACGCTGTGCTGGTTCCGCGTCTTCAGGGAGAAAGCATGGGCCTCTCGCCTTGGATGATCCTGTTATCCCTGTCCATCTGGGGGCAATTGCTCGGTTTTTTAGGGCTGGTTATGGCTCTGCCTTTGACCTGTATGGCGCTCGCCCTTTACCGTCAGTGGATGATCGCACAGGGTGAATCCTAA
- a CDS encoding homocysteine S-methyltransferase family protein → MHKKLKFPFIIDGGTGTELERRGAPMNGMAWSAEAVLTHPQLLRDVHQSFLDAGAQLLIANTFSTGIHNLEAAGLADRFEDINREAVHIVREVVKNSKKECIVAGAISSTTFTGSLDYPRLLSGESAVAQYARQSEIQVKAGAEIIILEMMRDIEQTGYALEGALRSGVPVWVGFTCFTGEEGQTYLLDTDIPLKRALSNLDLSKADAVGIMHTLIEHTPQAIEILKQHWEGHTFAYPHAGHFEMPNWVFHDAITPEKFAAFGRETFRSGVDAVGGCCGITPKHIRVLSDLIENQP, encoded by the coding sequence ATGCATAAAAAACTAAAATTTCCCTTTATCATTGATGGCGGCACAGGAACAGAACTGGAAAGACGTGGTGCACCCATGAACGGAATGGCGTGGTCCGCTGAGGCTGTCCTCACCCATCCGCAACTTCTGCGAGATGTTCACCAATCTTTTCTTGATGCCGGAGCGCAGCTGCTCATCGCGAATACATTTTCCACCGGCATACATAATCTGGAAGCCGCCGGCTTGGCGGACCGTTTTGAAGACATCAATCGCGAGGCGGTGCATATTGTCCGTGAAGTTGTAAAAAACTCAAAAAAAGAGTGCATAGTTGCGGGGGCCATTTCCAGCACTACTTTCACCGGTTCCCTTGATTATCCCCGGCTGCTTTCCGGTGAATCCGCAGTAGCGCAATACGCACGGCAGTCTGAAATACAGGTCAAAGCAGGCGCGGAAATAATAATCCTGGAAATGATGCGCGATATTGAGCAAACCGGATACGCACTGGAGGGAGCGCTGCGTTCAGGAGTACCGGTCTGGGTTGGATTCACCTGCTTTACTGGTGAGGAAGGGCAAACTTACCTGCTGGATACGGATATTCCGCTGAAACGTGCGCTCAGCAATCTGGACCTTTCAAAAGCGGACGCGGTCGGCATCATGCATACCCTGATTGAACATACTCCGCAGGCGATAGAAATTCTCAAGCAGCACTGGGAAGGCCACACTTTCGCCTACCCGCATGCCGGACATTTTGAAATGCCCAACTGGGTATTTCACGACGCCATTACCCCGGAAAAATTCGCTGCATTCGGCAGGGAAACATTTCGTTCCGGCGTGGATGCTGTCGGCGGATGTTGCGGAATTACGCCGAAACACATTAGGGTATTAAGCGATTTAATTGAAAATCAGCCTTAG
- a CDS encoding methyltransferase domain-containing protein gives MTEFNRNSFATIQFTLTWKSGNGIHEEKFLARKINAWRDVIPAELKELLMGAKAGETIAVNFPAGSELPDYASSKVKTVPQSKFRLKSHHLRDQPARIGRFYPQGTLRGLPGVYPQTISPLRVLDKKDSSITADLNHPLAGIPFRLEAEIINVADKDSETGGRLTHWIEELCDGGPGMQAPLQNHKTDFIHEDFFKRDNDADDKSFYASPRLTGHIDEQASRNLQNIYAQFLRPEMKVLDLMSSMQSHLPQDMDLDLTGLGMNMDEMRMNPVLNERVVQDLNIDPELKFTDDKFDAITCSMSIEYLTDPLSVLKQAYSNLHSGGHLIIGVSNRWFPTKVTQGWLELHEFERMGYLLQLAEEAGFTGPKGTTSIRNDWRPTNDRHFVQTRGVSDPVYVVWCKKIS, from the coding sequence ATGACCGAATTCAATAGAAATTCATTTGCCACAATTCAATTCACACTGACATGGAAAAGCGGAAACGGAATTCATGAAGAGAAATTCTTAGCCCGAAAAATAAATGCATGGCGAGATGTAATCCCAGCTGAGCTGAAAGAGCTGCTGATGGGCGCTAAAGCCGGAGAAACAATAGCTGTAAATTTTCCTGCTGGAAGCGAACTCCCCGATTATGCTTCTTCAAAAGTAAAAACTGTTCCGCAGAGCAAGTTCAGACTCAAATCACATCACCTCCGGGATCAACCGGCCAGAATCGGCAGATTCTACCCTCAAGGTACGCTGAGAGGACTTCCCGGCGTATACCCTCAAACAATTTCACCGCTCAGAGTTCTCGATAAGAAGGACTCTAGCATCACTGCCGACCTCAATCACCCTTTAGCCGGGATTCCATTCCGGTTGGAAGCTGAAATAATCAACGTTGCGGATAAAGACAGCGAGACTGGCGGCCGACTAACCCACTGGATCGAAGAACTATGCGACGGTGGTCCGGGCATGCAGGCTCCTCTGCAAAATCATAAGACGGATTTTATACATGAGGACTTCTTCAAAAGAGATAACGATGCGGATGATAAAAGTTTCTATGCCTCTCCCCGCTTAACAGGCCATATTGATGAACAGGCCAGCCGTAATCTTCAAAATATCTACGCACAGTTCCTGCGGCCGGAAATGAAGGTACTGGATCTTATGAGCAGCATGCAGTCCCATCTGCCACAGGATATGGACTTGGATCTAACAGGTCTGGGCATGAATATGGATGAAATGCGCATGAATCCCGTTTTGAACGAAAGAGTAGTTCAAGACTTAAACATCGATCCCGAGCTCAAATTCACTGATGACAAATTTGATGCAATCACATGCAGCATGTCCATTGAATACCTTACTGACCCGTTATCAGTACTCAAGCAGGCTTACTCAAATCTGCATTCAGGCGGGCACCTGATCATTGGAGTATCAAACCGATGGTTCCCGACCAAAGTAACTCAAGGATGGCTTGAACTGCATGAGTTCGAGCGTATGGGATACCTGCTGCAACTGGCCGAAGAAGCAGGATTCACAGGTCCCAAAGGCACCACAAGCATACGTAATGATTGGCGGCCGACCAATGACCGTCACTTTGTGCAGACACGTGGTGTAAGTGATCCTGTATATGTAGTCTGGTGCAAAAAGATTAGTTAA
- a CDS encoding Nif11-like leader peptide family natural product precursor, which yields MSKKEVERLLIAGGENKTVKAKYNAIPGKEAFVATANEDGYDFTIEELDQVINESGDDFTSFGNPPARSIWWA from the coding sequence ATGTCCAAGAAAGAAGTAGAGCGTCTGCTGATCGCAGGTGGAGAAAACAAAACCGTAAAAGCTAAGTATAACGCCATTCCGGGCAAAGAAGCCTTTGTAGCTACCGCTAACGAAGACGGATACGATTTCACAATCGAAGAGCTGGATCAGGTAATCAATGAATCCGGTGACGATTTTACCTCTTTTGGTAATCCTCCGGCACGCTCAATCTGGTGGGCGTAA
- a CDS encoding type II toxin-antitoxin system HicB family antitoxin, with protein sequence MNTIKYKGYLGKFDYDPDADIFHGEVINIKDVVTFQGRSIDELKSALAESVEDYLDFCSEEGEEPAKPYSGKLHLRIKPELHREAAAAAATSGKSLNSWITDALTDRVKDAR encoded by the coding sequence ATGAATACCATCAAATACAAAGGCTATCTTGGAAAATTTGACTATGACCCTGACGCAGATATTTTTCACGGCGAGGTCATAAACATCAAGGATGTGGTAACTTTTCAAGGCCGAAGCATTGATGAACTCAAGTCAGCCTTGGCTGAGTCTGTTGAAGATTATCTGGATTTCTGCTCTGAAGAAGGGGAGGAACCAGCAAAACCGTATTCCGGCAAATTGCATCTGCGCATAAAGCCGGAACTTCACAGGGAAGCTGCGGCAGCCGCAGCCACATCCGGCAAGAGCCTGAACTCTTGGATAACCGATGCCTTGACCGACAGAGTAAAAGATGCTCGGTAG
- a CDS encoding type II toxin-antitoxin system HicA family toxin encodes MNNKQRKTLEDIFRTPVSSTITWADIEALLMAVGAIKSEGRGSRVRFKLGGTKAIFHRPHPEPTTDKGAVKSVRRFLEEAGVKP; translated from the coding sequence ATGAACAACAAGCAACGCAAGACACTTGAAGACATTTTCCGTACCCCCGTCAGTTCAACTATTACCTGGGCAGATATCGAAGCGTTGCTTATGGCAGTCGGTGCCATCAAATCGGAGGGACGAGGATCACGGGTTCGGTTTAAGTTGGGCGGGACAAAAGCCATTTTCCACAGACCGCATCCAGAGCCTACGACAGATAAGGGCGCAGTAAAATCTGTACGACGTTTCCTTGAAGAAGCAGGAGTAAAGCCATGA
- a CDS encoding chemotaxis response regulator protein-glutamate methylesterase, translated as MINVVVVDDSAFMRKAISTMLEKDPGIRVVATARDGEEGLRVIRKHNPDVVTLDIEMPKMDGLTALRHIMMEMPRPVLMVSSLTTEGAESTLKAMDLGAVDFIPKQLSKVSLDIVKIENDLISKVKTVARRKMRPVPRLRSSVAARRSAAPAQIRRGRAKRDVVVIGVSTGGPPAVQKILSSLPKDFPAGIVIAQHMPKAFTGPFANRLNGVSQISVKEAETGDRLLPGHAFVAPGGSHLIINQKVSRIDLIVTPEPKEALYKPSANVLVSSVAKAVGRRALGVILTGMGNDGRDGIRELKSKGGRAIAQSDSSCVVYGMPKAIVDDGLADEIVDIDDMANAIINNLYL; from the coding sequence GTGATAAATGTCGTTGTTGTAGATGATTCCGCATTCATGCGCAAAGCGATCAGCACCATGCTGGAAAAGGACCCGGGGATTCGGGTTGTTGCCACTGCGCGTGACGGGGAAGAAGGTTTAAGGGTCATCCGGAAGCATAACCCGGACGTAGTTACCCTTGATATTGAAATGCCCAAGATGGACGGTCTTACCGCGCTCAGGCATATAATGATGGAAATGCCCCGGCCTGTGCTGATGGTAAGTTCCCTTACAACTGAAGGTGCTGAGTCTACACTGAAAGCCATGGATCTGGGGGCTGTTGATTTTATTCCGAAGCAGCTTTCCAAGGTGTCTCTCGACATTGTTAAAATTGAAAATGATCTCATTTCAAAAGTAAAAACAGTTGCCAGACGTAAAATGCGTCCGGTTCCGCGACTGCGCAGTTCTGTTGCCGCCCGCAGATCGGCAGCTCCCGCCCAGATAAGGCGTGGGCGCGCTAAGCGTGACGTTGTTGTTATCGGTGTGTCCACCGGTGGCCCGCCGGCAGTCCAGAAAATACTTTCTTCACTGCCCAAGGACTTTCCTGCTGGAATTGTAATAGCGCAGCATATGCCGAAAGCCTTTACCGGTCCTTTTGCCAATCGCCTTAACGGGGTCAGTCAAATCTCAGTCAAGGAAGCCGAAACAGGTGACAGGCTGTTGCCCGGTCACGCATTTGTCGCTCCTGGAGGATCCCATCTTATAATTAACCAGAAGGTCAGCAGAATTGATCTTATTGTAACACCCGAGCCTAAAGAGGCTCTCTATAAGCCTTCGGCAAACGTTCTTGTTTCATCGGTGGCTAAAGCGGTCGGGCGTAGAGCCTTGGGAGTAATTCTGACCGGAATGGGTAATGATGGGCGTGATGGAATACGGGAACTTAAAAGTAAAGGTGGAAGGGCTATTGCCCAGAGCGACTCTTCTTGTGTTGTTTACGGCATGCCGAAAGCCATTGTTGATGATGGACTCGCTGATGAAATTGTAGATATTGATGATATGGCCAATGCAATTATCAATAATCTTTACCTGTAA
- a CDS encoding HEAT repeat domain-containing protein: MTDCLKVLEELKSDDNEVVREAAFQAGELKCVDAVPQLAALLTTSHLGLQEAADHALRGIGGKGAVQAVVPLLRSDDAPVRNLSMDILREVGAQDFASLVELVHDDDADIRIFATDILGSTNSFMAVEPLCDALLKDPEVNVRYQAAVSLGDLANPAAARCLNKAMQDDEWVQYAVIEALAKIKHSSSVDALVKALSSSSDLVASMIVDALGEVGNIKAVTMLLRHLDNSPTALRNKIVKAIVSILGGKSLKLLSESEREKLREYMLVALKDEDEDVQDAAIAGLSYVGGEKATEVVLDLASELDPDRDRDRLTTIIADLSNIGLNDALIAALNSGDFKKSAIVIEILSRLEGPEVSGALMDAFESGDREIKRGILEALVGTAGDEAKSFFENVLEKEQDGSMLKSAINFLGSKLNDVDAVDSIFALLSHPYDDVKEAALNACVAIGGEDVNRRFVELFSSDEPIDRLMAVFAMGKIDSLGNLEHIRIALEDEVPDIRKIALEALHECAGDPESMSLVFSRLHDENRDVRLTVIELLGGCYTEEVIPYIIQALQDDDDWVQIRAAEALGEHREEKALPQLITMLDSPHKLVVLKVIEVLGAIGGTMAFQALLEASNSGSDPEVIQAAEEAILRIQEEQGEGN; encoded by the coding sequence ATGACGGATTGTTTAAAGGTTCTTGAAGAACTTAAAAGCGATGATAATGAAGTCGTCCGTGAGGCCGCTTTTCAAGCCGGTGAGCTGAAGTGCGTGGATGCCGTGCCGCAGTTGGCTGCTCTTTTAACGACCAGCCATCTGGGACTGCAGGAAGCTGCTGATCATGCATTGCGTGGAATCGGCGGCAAAGGAGCTGTGCAGGCGGTTGTTCCGTTACTGCGTTCAGATGATGCTCCGGTCCGTAATCTTTCCATGGATATACTGCGTGAAGTGGGAGCACAGGATTTTGCCTCACTGGTGGAGCTTGTTCATGATGATGACGCTGATATTAGAATTTTCGCAACAGATATCCTCGGCTCCACAAACAGTTTTATGGCAGTTGAGCCGCTTTGCGATGCCTTGCTGAAAGACCCGGAAGTCAATGTCCGTTATCAGGCCGCAGTAAGCCTTGGGGATTTGGCAAATCCCGCTGCCGCGCGCTGCCTTAATAAGGCTATGCAGGATGATGAATGGGTGCAGTATGCGGTTATTGAGGCGCTGGCGAAAATCAAGCATTCCAGCTCCGTAGATGCATTGGTAAAGGCCCTTAGTTCGAGTTCCGATCTTGTCGCTTCCATGATCGTGGATGCACTCGGTGAGGTTGGTAATATCAAAGCGGTTACCATGCTGCTGCGCCATTTGGACAACAGCCCCACAGCCCTGCGCAACAAGATTGTGAAGGCCATAGTAAGTATCCTCGGCGGAAAATCGCTCAAGCTGCTTTCCGAAAGCGAGCGGGAAAAGTTGCGGGAATACATGCTGGTGGCGCTTAAAGATGAAGATGAAGACGTTCAGGATGCCGCTATTGCCGGTTTGAGCTACGTTGGGGGTGAAAAAGCCACCGAAGTTGTTCTTGACCTCGCCAGTGAGCTTGACCCTGACCGTGATCGTGACCGGCTAACCACCATTATCGCCGATCTTTCCAATATAGGATTAAATGATGCTTTGATTGCCGCGTTGAACAGCGGTGACTTTAAGAAGTCGGCAATTGTCATTGAAATTCTTTCCCGACTGGAAGGTCCGGAAGTTTCAGGTGCCCTGATGGATGCTTTTGAAAGCGGGGACCGTGAAATTAAAAGGGGAATTCTCGAGGCGCTTGTCGGTACTGCCGGTGATGAGGCCAAAAGCTTTTTTGAAAATGTTCTTGAGAAAGAACAGGACGGCTCAATGCTCAAGTCCGCCATCAACTTCCTCGGCAGCAAGCTTAATGATGTCGACGCGGTTGATTCTATCTTTGCCCTTCTTTCCCATCCATACGATGATGTGAAGGAAGCTGCCTTGAATGCCTGTGTGGCCATTGGCGGCGAGGATGTAAACCGGCGTTTTGTGGAACTTTTCAGCAGCGATGAGCCTATCGATAGATTGATGGCTGTCTTCGCTATGGGCAAGATAGATTCTCTCGGAAATCTTGAGCATATCAGAATCGCCCTGGAGGACGAAGTCCCGGACATCAGGAAAATCGCGCTTGAAGCACTGCATGAATGCGCCGGAGACCCTGAAAGTATGTCCCTTGTTTTTTCAAGGTTGCATGATGAAAACCGTGATGTGCGGTTGACTGTGATTGAATTGTTGGGAGGCTGTTACACAGAGGAAGTCATCCCTTATATTATACAGGCTCTTCAGGACGATGACGACTGGGTGCAGATTCGAGCTGCTGAAGCCCTTGGCGAACATCGTGAAGAAAAAGCTCTGCCTCAACTTATAACAATGCTGGACTCTCCACATAAGCTTGTGGTCCTCAAAGTAATTGAAGTTTTAGGCGCCATTGGCGGAACTATGGCGTTTCAGGCTCTTCTGGAAGCGTCCAACTCAGGGTCAGATCCTGAAGTTATTCAAGCCGCTGAAGAGGCCATTTTGAGAATTCAGGAAGAGCAAGGAGAAGGGAATTAG
- a CDS encoding protein-glutamate O-methyltransferase CheR: MSSLFSKTISLRKELKISDLEFTQLRDFIYEQAGIFIAANRKYLLENRLANRLKELNLKSFGEYYSYLQYDPGRKAELNKLFEVITTNETSFYRNPPQLKVFQTKVLPAVLDELRKKRRKRLRIWSAGCSTGEEPYTLSMIIHDVLGSELSSWDIKITANDLSERVLKSARRAVYSEYSLRTTPKPIIAKYFDKDGKQYKVKPSVKKLVSFGQINLSDRMQVKRVERSEIVFCRNVIIYFDEDMKKKVINAYYDNLVPGGYLIIGHSESLHNITRAFKPVHHPGAIIYQKLE; encoded by the coding sequence ATGTCTTCTCTGTTTTCAAAGACAATATCACTGCGGAAAGAGCTGAAAATTTCCGATTTGGAATTCACTCAGCTCAGGGATTTTATTTATGAGCAGGCGGGTATCTTTATTGCGGCTAACCGCAAGTATCTGCTTGAGAATCGGCTTGCTAACCGTTTGAAAGAACTAAATCTCAAGAGTTTTGGCGAGTATTATTCATACCTGCAATATGACCCGGGCAGAAAGGCGGAGCTTAATAAACTTTTCGAGGTGATCACCACCAATGAAACCAGTTTTTACCGCAACCCGCCGCAACTGAAGGTCTTTCAGACCAAGGTTCTGCCCGCGGTTCTTGATGAGTTGCGTAAAAAAAGACGCAAACGCCTGCGGATCTGGTCTGCCGGTTGTTCCACAGGGGAGGAACCGTACACTCTGTCCATGATCATTCATGATGTGCTTGGTTCTGAACTCAGCAGCTGGGATATCAAAATTACTGCAAACGACCTTTCCGAGCGGGTGCTTAAATCTGCACGCAGAGCCGTTTATAGTGAATATTCATTGCGTACAACTCCTAAACCCATCATTGCCAAGTATTTTGATAAGGATGGGAAACAGTATAAAGTAAAACCCTCAGTCAAAAAATTGGTCAGCTTTGGGCAGATCAATCTCAGTGATCGCATGCAGGTCAAACGTGTTGAACGTTCTGAAATTGTTTTTTGCAGAAACGTGATCATTTATTTTGACGAAGATATGAAGAAAAAAGTCATAAATGCCTATTATGATAACCTTGTTCCCGGCGGTTATCTTATCATCGGGCATTCCGAATCCCTGCACAATATTACCAGGGCATTCAAACCGGTTCATCATCCGGGAGCGATTATTTATCAGAAACTGGAATAG
- a CDS encoding ParA family protein, producing the protein MENSIDEKQLSETAPPAKVYAIANQKGGVGKTTTALTLGEALTRLSKKVLVIDLDPHANASVHMSYFPETVTTSAHDLFFDNADFKLLWGEIVKKREWVGFDFVPASIRLSELEVDLKDRKNKGMVLSNSLEEIKEYYDYILIDCPPHVGVLLVNAIVAADIVLIPIQTDFLALYGIRLLFDTIKILNKVLPSPVKFRALPTMYDGRAGACRKILNLIRRKLGDKVFCTVVHMDTKFREACASGKTIFDIDPSTRGALEYMQLAREIVRNEDA; encoded by the coding sequence ATGGAAAATAGTATTGATGAAAAGCAGTTAAGTGAAACTGCACCACCGGCGAAAGTTTACGCAATCGCCAACCAGAAAGGGGGAGTCGGCAAAACTACAACGGCTTTGACACTTGGAGAGGCTCTAACCAGACTTTCAAAGAAGGTTCTTGTTATTGACCTTGATCCTCATGCCAATGCCTCAGTACATATGTCGTACTTTCCGGAAACTGTTACAACATCGGCTCATGATCTGTTTTTTGACAATGCCGATTTCAAGCTCCTCTGGGGCGAAATCGTTAAAAAGCGTGAATGGGTAGGCTTTGACTTTGTCCCGGCCAGCATTCGGCTCTCAGAGCTGGAGGTTGACCTTAAGGATCGAAAGAATAAGGGAATGGTACTTTCCAATTCGTTGGAGGAGATCAAGGAATATTACGATTATATTTTGATCGACTGTCCGCCCCATGTGGGAGTCCTGCTGGTTAATGCCATTGTGGCTGCGGACATTGTCCTGATTCCCATTCAGACGGATTTTTTGGCCCTTTACGGTATTCGTTTGCTCTTTGATACGATTAAAATTTTGAACAAGGTGCTGCCCAGTCCGGTAAAATTCCGGGCTTTACCTACCATGTATGACGGTCGGGCGGGGGCTTGCAGAAAAATTTTGAATTTGATCAGGAGAAAGCTTGGGGATAAGGTTTTCTGCACTGTTGTCCACATGGACACCAAGTTCAGAGAAGCTTGCGCCAGCGGAAAGACTATTTTTGATATAGATCCTTCCACGCGAGGCGCTTTAGAATATATGCAGTTGGCAAGAGAGATAGTCAGAAATGAAGACGCCTGA
- a CDS encoding chemotaxis protein CheW, which translates to MKTPEEYFVENVNLPSEEKQAGNYTDAEKAFMDKYVGIGGAAALDNMQRVDPRGDAALPGFGSSPVDDFGGEGSSADFEEKLMEEDEIQLVSFVVGDREYGLPIMVIQEVVKKIPVTLLPAAPRFMQGIINLRGRVTPVLDLRHLLDDGMGVQDKFVVICRHKGLQIGLAISAVRTMYRADKKDMVWGVESEIGVSSDFLLGLYKNGEKLVSVLSVDRLVEQILKNEGEGNA; encoded by the coding sequence ATGAAGACGCCTGAAGAATATTTTGTTGAAAACGTTAACCTGCCAAGCGAAGAAAAGCAGGCCGGAAACTACACTGATGCCGAAAAAGCCTTTATGGATAAATATGTCGGTATAGGTGGTGCGGCTGCTTTAGATAATATGCAGCGGGTTGATCCGCGTGGAGATGCAGCCCTTCCCGGGTTCGGTTCCAGTCCGGTTGACGATTTCGGAGGGGAAGGAAGCTCTGCCGACTTTGAAGAAAAGCTCATGGAAGAGGATGAGATCCAACTGGTAAGTTTTGTTGTCGGAGACCGTGAATATGGACTGCCTATTATGGTTATTCAGGAAGTGGTCAAAAAAATACCGGTTACATTGCTGCCAGCTGCGCCACGTTTTATGCAGGGTATCATCAACCTTAGAGGCAGGGTTACACCTGTACTCGACCTGAGGCATCTGCTGGACGACGGGATGGGGGTTCAGGATAAATTTGTAGTTATCTGCAGACATAAAGGTTTACAGATAGGTTTGGCCATCAGCGCAGTCAGAACCATGTATCGTGCGGATAAAAAAGATATGGTTTGGGGTGTGGAATCCGAAATAGGTGTGAGCTCTGATTTTCTGCTCGGTCTTTATAAAAATGGAGAAAAACTGGTCAGTGTTCTTTCCGTGGATCGGCTGGTGGAACAAATTTTAAAGAATGAAGGAGAGGGAAATGCCTAA
- a CDS encoding response regulator, with protein MPKHILIVDDSKTVRNLVAFIMKKEGFKVTTAEDGLDGLEKLYSLDKVDLIISDVNMPRMDGFTYIKTVREQDIYKDIPIIVLSTEGQEKDIQTGLSLGANLYMVKPAQPEKMVKNIKMLLG; from the coding sequence ATGCCTAAACATATTCTGATAGTGGACGATTCAAAGACTGTAAGGAACCTCGTCGCCTTCATTATGAAAAAGGAAGGATTCAAGGTTACAACCGCAGAAGACGGACTGGACGGTCTTGAAAAGCTCTACAGTCTCGACAAAGTGGATCTGATTATTTCAGATGTAAACATGCCTAGAATGGACGGTTTTACTTACATCAAAACAGTTCGTGAGCAGGATATATACAAGGATATTCCTATAATCGTGCTTTCAACTGAAGGTCAGGAAAAAGATATTCAGACTGGCTTAAGCCTTGGTGCCAACCTGTACATGGTTAAGCCTGCTCAGCCTGAAAAGATGGTCAAGAATATTAAAATGCTTTTAGGATAG